The sequence below is a genomic window from Brachyhypopomus gauderio isolate BG-103 chromosome 5, BGAUD_0.2, whole genome shotgun sequence.
AGGTGACCACTGAAGATCATGTAAATCCAGGGGTTACAGCAGCTGTTCAAACTCGCCAGCAGCGCCGAGAGAGTCACCGCAGTGTTGTCAGATTCTGGGGTAAAGAGGGCACATATACAGCATTTGCattatatatagtataatattatatatatatatatatatatatatatataatatggtccttataaatatatataatacattatatatatgttCCTTATAACCATTATGAAATTAAGGGCTGCAAGTTAACACTTAAAAAGACCTGTATAAACACCTTGAAGGACCGGTTTAATTATTACGAAATCACCGGCAGCTGTCCTCTTCAGACAAGTTGCCACGTTGCCATATTATCCACATCCACTTTAAAATACGCAAACGGTTTATTTACTAAGGTATCAATCACTGAGTAATACGTCTGGTCCAAAATTAGCGTGTGACGGATTTAAAAATGATGAGGAAGGACTTCATGGGTTAGAATGAGTATTTCAGTAAATATTATTCCACAACATGCCATTTGATAGGGTTATGGTAATTAAAACCAGCATAGCACTTTAAGTATTTAACTTTTTTACGTAGCGATATTGTAttgcttttttttaaaaaagaaaagcttACATACCATCCCATTTGAAGTTAACATCCCAAACCGACCACATCTGCACGATAAAAAATGGTGCCCAACATATGATGTATGCCAGCACAATCACAAAAGTCATTTTTACAGTTCTTAATTTAGCTCTGGATATCGTGGATACACTACTGACCGAGCTGTTACCGATCAGCCCGTTCTTACACGCCTTCTCCGTCACACTCTTCCTAGTTTTATAGTGAATATTTTTCCAGATGCTGTGGCATATGAAGCCGTAACATATCATAAGAATGAAAACGGGAATGAGAAAGATCCCGACGGTAATCCAGGTGATGTATGCCTTGACTCCCCACGGCTGGATGAAGTGTCCCCAGCAGTCGTAGACGTGGGAGCCGTTCTGGATCTCACTGAGCGAGAAGATGAAGTACTGAGGGATGCTGAGGACCAGACTGCTGATCCAGGTACTCCCTATCATAATATAGGAGCGCCTGGTGGGCTGCTGTAGAGTCTTTAACGGGTGGCAGATGGAGATGTAACGGTCCAGAGTCATCATAACCATCATATATGTGGAGGCGAACATTCCCGACACCTGGACGTGCTTCACCATCCGACAAAGGAAATCTGGTCCGTAGAAACGAAACGTGATCTTCCAACACAGCTGTGGCAGGACCTGGAAAAAAGCTACTACCAAGTCAGCCAGGCTAAGGTGCTTGATGAAGAGATGCATGCGAGAAGTCTTTTTCTTAGTGTTGTACATTGCCACCAAAACACTGAGATTGCCAATGACGGCGATGACAAATGTGATACTAAGGACTGTTATCTCAATTTTGGCGACCTCCTCGTTTCTGCCGAATGGATCACTTCCATTGGGGGTCACAGAAGTGTTGGAGTAACCCATCGCTCACTTTGTGGAGAAATGTTATGGAAAAGAATCGTCCATGTGGTTCAAATGAAAACTAAAAATACATATTtgctaaaaaataaaataacgcgcCTGTATGTTTTCATGGCGTTGTCCTGTTATGCGTTCTTGAGTTTCAGATGTTTTCCACGGGAGGAATGGTGCGATTCGCTCACTAAGTACACGGGGGTCTATTAGCCTACATGGGGCTCCTGCTGTCCTGTGTATCTTAGTTCAAGGTTGCCGACTATTATAAACGCGTCAAATTTCATCCATCACGCCCAAAGCCAGCCTACCCACCATTGTTTAGCCAGTAGCCATTCATGTACCGCATATACTGTCGGAGCCTGCCCATCGGCTTGGAGCGTGTGCGCATTTTTTGTGCATTATTCAATTATAGGCAGTCTAATTTTCCAAAGAATCTATTTTATGGTAAATCAAGTTTCTTTCATGTTTGACTACACTAAAAGCATCACATATTCCATTACATGGTACAAAATATATGAAGTAGAAGGCCAATACAAACCACTGTGATGTGCAAAACATACATAATAAAGAAATCACTGGAAAAACCCAGTTTAGGTTAAATGATCTGCTGTCTTACTGGATGTCTGGTACGTTATGTCAGATTCGACTAAGTAAACTCATCAAAACGGTGTATGACAGACGGTTCTGAAGCTTATTCACAATGATCATGCAATGTTTTAATAGATATATATGACTACCAGCAATTCACTTTTACCAAATTCTGGCTTCCTGCATGTAAAGTGGTAATATATTGGTAATATGGTAGAACTGGGGAGACTCATATAGACATATAGACAGGCACAACAGACCAATCTCAGGACATTAAACCACCGAGAAAAGTGTAGGCAGCGCATTCGAGAGAACAAGCTGTAGCAGAGATGGAAAATGGGAAACAGCTGTAGAGCAACTACATTTGTTTAACCCACAAATGTTTTTTCCCTGTTTTTCCATGTCAGATATAATTGTGTTAGCTTTTATTCATAGAATTTGTATTTTAGTACCTGGGAAGTGAACATCATAAATAGAATTATTTATCAATGATCATCCACTGAAGGTACCTAGATAAAGTAAATTTAGGAGTGTGAGAAAAGTTATTACTGTCAGCTATTTTAAAAAGTATATAATCTTTGAAGGCTGTATAAGAGACTTTGTTTACATCTAACATATCTAACTAATAGAAGATGGTTGGATTCTTTTTGAAGTGTGGAACTGTTAAATAGCTAATAAAATGATGATACTTGACATCACAAAGAAAGCCTCATCATGACAACAGATCACAAGTAATGCCCATACATCATTATTTATGCATGTGCAAGTTAAATTTTTTACACATAGTTTAAAGTTGGCATCAAGAAACATAATGGAAAATCTGAATACATCAATAATGATTATAGCATTTCTGCAACAAAAAGGCATCCAAGTAATTGAGAAGACCTGTAACACAGCAAGTGGTTTTCAGGAAGCTCCGACTGATGAAGAACAGGACAAACCACATTATCATTTGGGACTTATTTTTCACAGTGGTATTCAGTATTCACAATTGTCAAATATCTTCCTTCTACTCATTCCCCATTTCTCAGCCCTACTGAAAATTTTTGTCAGAAATAATTTGCGAGAGCAGAGGGCAAATTCATGCAGAGACAAATGTGGTTTCACAAATGTTGTTTCCCTTCACATTTGATGTAAAATGTCCTTTGGCCTGCCATAGCCCagactagggctgggtatcgattcaaattccaagaatcgatccgattccgattctgaagattaagaatagatttatttcgatttaatctgATTTAATCAATTCGAtccgatccaattcggggtttagtgttattaaaaatgtatttgtgctgtttcctgactatgtacagaagcaacatgttaaaactagtattatatcgatattaatcagcaaatagttactggtagttggtagttactgacggctggacaataaacagaggacatctttgaggtgtctatatctgcaacagtggactcctactgggacactaaccagtgcattattattatgattgaaataattaagaattcacccaaaagctgttgctaccaaatgcatttttattttaaaagtgctcacacttaataaactgaaattataaaatgtaaacgtgtatttttctttaaagtgcgaatataataacagaactgtcacgttacggtccccgacccctccctgttgggcgtgtgttaacgttgtctgcgtctactcgtctgcgtctgtagatctccgtgggtgcgggtgcgtcttgtgataatccgtctcacctgtggctcgtctcgtcatcacgtggggtttatgtggtttgtctatttaatgtgtgttcgcgcagcgtcctgtgctcgtcgttgtttgagtcacacatgttctatgtaaatgtgttttatgtgcgctgtctgcgctttggtaaatgtaataaacgatttggaaagtgcaaaggattatgtctcgtccatcgccttgcgcccaacgttacaagaacattttaaacttttttaaactgtaaaaacactgggtaaactgtcagtgacatggactaactgtaaatagtcactgacactggataaactgtccttctgcttttagatttccgatttgactatcgtcgttaccgtcactgtccgatgccatgttgttttacagttagttagaccgagcacgcctgcgtgaattcagtgacgaggcgggtgtaaaagttcactaaaaaaatcgatctttggacgtacgaatcgattatcagatcatcttatgcgaatcgattctgaatcggaaaatcgattttttcaacacaggcctagccCAGACAGAAGGTGCAGTGGCTAAacaaattcacatttttctttattctttcagCAGGTTTCGTTTGCGCTTTTATTACAAACCTCATTGCGTATCagtaatttaaatatttggatACATTTTGTAAggtgaaaaaaatatatgtgcaTCACTGCAAAATAACTTAGCCTAGCACTCAGTCCCCTGGAGAAATCAAGTATACATTCCAGGATAAATGGAACAGCCAGTGAAACTTAATAGATTAACAGATCCAGCTCATACCAAACTCACAGTACATATCTAATAGCAATATGCATCAATGCTGACAAGGGAGTGTAGTATAGACATTACTGAGGTCAGTCTGACCTGATTTGCAAGTCCTATCTGCTTCAGCTACATCATCCAGCTGTCCCCATTAGCAGCCAGTGGGAAGAAACTGAGCATGAGACTATTTTAGCAAGCCAATCAAACATAGTGAGAAGGTTCCCCCTCTGCAAAACCTTTTACAATTAAATGTTAGCTTTCCCACTCAAAATTGAAGTTATATAGGAGAGCATTGATTCTTTGTGATTGTGTATATTTATGTGTATTTCTTGCAAGTAGTTGTTGTATTCTTCACTTGTACTGAACCTTCATTAGAGAGAGAATTCTCTCCGTGAAAATCTCCCAACATCTCCTGGTCCACTGGTGAACTTTCATTCACTCACACTATTTGCACTTACCCATTAGGGTTATGTCTGCTGAGAGCCCCGACATACTAAACCTAGCATCTCTTCCTCATCCCTGCCAGAACATTGCATTGACTTGCCTTGTTGAATCTGGAAAAAAATCAGCAAAAACAATGAACCAATGAGCCAAGTCCTACCTGCTCTCTCAGCCAGCATCTGATGCCTTGGAAGTTTATGTTAAAGAGGCCATTCAACAGGTGGATTTATCAATCCACCTCTCCAATGGCAGTGAGTTTTTCTTTGAGATGTGTAGCCGATTGCACTCCTACCTGGAAATACAGCAGCTTCTAATATACACTCTGATCAGCAAACATGATCAACAATCAATTTCACctgaattatatttaaaaaatttcCTGGGGCTTTAAGAGAGTTATTTGATTCAGATATAGACTGGGAGGTTACATTATGCCTACAGTTTTATTTGTGAATTTagaaataaaatagataatttCTGAAATGTGTTTTAGCAGTACTGTAGTACAGTTCTGTAGTACTGTATGTTTTGAATACTGTAGTAATCGAATGTGTGAATCGATTAATACTATTGATTCAGGAAGCATCCAGCCATTgggacacacctcacacacgcacacacacacacacacacacacacacatacttgttTATGTGAAAAGTCAGGACACCTGAAAATAACCTACAAAATGGGTACATGCCTTTCTGAGGGGTCTAGCAATGAgatgaaaacagttttgcattGCAAAAAATACACACATCAAGCCCATCTGTTGAGATCTTCTCCAACTTGTTTCTTTAAGACACCTGAAATTTCACAGCATTCTTAGGACATTTTCAAGTTTTAGTGAAAACCCAGGACATGATAACACATACATTCAATTTTCTTGTTCAAACCACCATAGTAAGGACATAATGAAAAGTGGGGACATTACCGTGCATATATTTCTTGCATTCTATATAAATATAACAGTAATTTTTTACTGTTCACCAACATATTGAAAAGCCAAGAGCAAATTTCTTGAAAGGTGTCCAACAAATTTGCTGACACATTAGAGTAAAGATGCATGAGCAAACTGACTGGGCAGATgcaaatttaaaaacaaaaacaaaacccttgCCTTCAAAATAAAGTGTAGTTTTGTTTTGGGTAGCTATTGGTCACACGTTTACTTTTGACTTCTAATTTATTAACAATCTGAGCTGGGCTGGTCAAAAATAGAGAGCCGGATGTGGTCCGCGGGCCATACAGTGCCCAGGTCTGGCATATATTGAGGATGTTACAGTGGCTTTGGTTCCCAGAATTTGTATAATAAAAGGTGACAACATATCAGAATGCAAAAATGTGACAAAGCATACTGTGGTAATGAGCTTCTTTACTTTACAGTTAAAATTTCAGATTTCTTCAAATCATTTTACAAACAGAATTTGAGATTAACACTTGTCACATACAACAAGGAAATACTGCTTTTAATAGCATAACAATAACGATTTTTTAACATAAGAATAGATAACTGCCACAATAAAAAATACACTTTTAAAAAGGTAAATTCATGAATGTAAGACAAAAATCACACCTATATcatcccctacaccacccctacatcaTCTAGATCACTCCAACAACCTTACATTAAAAAGTACATACACTTTAAAAAGCCAGTAAATTCATGAATGTCAAAAATCCCTACACCATCCGCATCACCCCATATTTCTCTACATCACCCTTACATCATCTATATCCTCTACATCGCCCCTACGTCCTTTAAACCACTCCTACGGCCTCTACATCAATTTTACTTGGTTTGACTTTTTTTATGTAgtaattctgtttttaataGAAAATTTCACTGCAGTCCAGTCTCTTGCTTGAAGTGCCACAGGTTACGATATTAGGCAAGAAACGCACTCCTTTTTCCCTGGCAGTTGACAAGTTATGATAAATTTCATCAAGTGTCTCTCAATGGCCAGAATTTGAGATTAACACTTGTCACATACAAGGAAATACTGCTTTAAATAgcacatgggttaaagcaagaaattttcatttgactgaaaaatttttcctggcaaaagacaatgccagcaattactgaaaatgtggtgtagttgggacacggcctcttttgcttaattctacacaataaacacatttataaagtatatttatctaaacagcctgtgtaagaagagaagagagaatgaacacctgagcaataaatgtacataaatgtgtatttaatgggagttatctgggggtcctcttccagaaaattatttaaagatcaagtcaaatttagtgaatcctggtgagaggtatgaagctctcgtttttatcagattcaccatcgcaaaaacataagccgtaagattacatgctttaagtaggtatgttacaaaaaatttaacaccactggatagagcttttaaatacaaacagaacaacaccatccatgttaagcctggtttaagcctttatacttgacgcagcacgagtggcgtgagcagcgcgagggtccgcacgccgaaaatgacgtaatcgcggtgactccacccgtgcgcgagagcctcgcagtcgtgcacctctcgaattttgtaacttcgcgcgcacagcgcttcagcgcagtgaaccaagtcatgtttgccgggttcatacacctttataaggtggaattaaagcacttgtacgtcactttcaaggtccatttcaacgcgttctcaacgttaaatttaagttaaatatttaaacatatactcgaaatgattcgaaataattcgctttttatcacattatttaatggtggtttattttcaaaacgcccaatcttaacgacttcacgttctctcatgtttcgtcctggaattacaagaggctcgtatttgttaacgtaataactgttcagtcagacagatatttgttgtgaaacgaagtagttacattttcaagcattttaaagtactttagcctaaattccagcactaatgcaacattacaattggtcaggtaaatgttcattccactgtttttgaggggtgtttctttatactaccacatattgcttcggtctacactgcaaaaagaatgtgacgcagcaagtagcctccgccgttcgcgcaggtgtacaaagtcgcgcgctacgatcacgccaggcaggaggggggtaaaaacttttctacgtaacatccgcaaatctgaaggcggaatgaaccgcaagtcaatcaaatgacaccgccgtcatccatctagcgctgatgagcgccagtgagaatcatatctcggccacaaaacagatagcacgcgcgtgtgttgtttattatgatttgacggattttttccccaaaaaaatcaaatgacggaaatccgtcgtagtgacggagaactttaacccatgaaaTAGCATAACAATAACGATTTTTTATAACTGCCACAATAAAAAATACACTTTTAAAAAAGTTAATTCATGAAGGTAAGACAAAAATCACACCTATATcatcccctacaccacccctacatcaTCTAGATCACTCCAACAACCTTACATTAAAAAGTACATACACTTTAAAAAGCCAGTAAATTCATGAATGTCAAAAATCCCTACACCATCCGCATCACCCCATATTTCTCTACATCACCTTTACATCATCTATATCCTCTACATCGCCCCTACGTCCTTTAAACCACTCCTACGGCCTCTACATCAATTTTACTTGGTTTGACTTTTTTTATGTAgtaattctgtttttaataGAAAATTTCACTGCAGTCCAGTCTCTTGCTTGAAGTGCCACAGGTTACGATATTAGGCAAGAAACGCACTCCTTTTTCCCTGGCAGTTGACAAGTTATGATAAATTTCATCAAGTGTCTCTCAATGGCCAGAATTTGAGATTAACACTTGTCACATACAAGGAAATACTGCTTTAAATAGCATAACAATAACGATTTTTTATAACTGCCACAATAAAAAATACACTTTTAAAAAAGTTAATTCATGAAGGTAAGACAAAAATCACCCCTACATCATCCTCTACACCGCCCCTACATCATCTATATCACTCTAACAACCTTACATAAAAAAATACGTACACTTTAAAAAGCCAGTAAATTCATGAACAACAAAAATCCCTACACCCTCTGCATCAGCCCTAAGTCCACTACATGTTCCTCTACATCACACTTACATCATCCTCCATTTCGCACCTACCTTCTCTATACCCCTACGTCCTTTATATCATCCTCTACACCAGCCCTACGTCCTTTATATCATCCTCTACACCAGCCCTACGTCCTTTATATCATCATCTACACCAGCCCTACGTCCTTTATATCATCCTCTACACCAGCCCTACGTCCTTTATATCATCCTCTACACCAGCCCTACGTCCTTATATATCATCCTCTACACCAGCCCTACGTCCTTATATATCATCCTCTACACCAGCCCTACGTCCTTTGTATCACGTATCACTCCTATATCCttacaataaaaaaatacattttaatacacGTTAAAAAGCCAGTAAATTCATGAATGTCAAAATTCTCTAAACCCTCTGCATCACCCCATATTTCTCTACATCACCCTTACATCATCTATATCCTCGATATCGCCCCTACATCCTTTAAACCACTCCTACGGCCTCTACATCAATTTTACTTGGTTTGACTTCTTTTTAATGTAgtaattctgtttttaatataAAATTTCACTGCAGTCCAGTCTCTTGCTTGAAGTGCCACAGGTTCTGATAGTAGGCAAGAAACGCACTCCTTTTTCCCTGGCAGTTGACAAGTTCTGATAAATTTCATCAAGTGTCTCTCAATGGCCTGCACTTCTGATGCAGACCATGTCCTTTTCTTTCTTGGCACTGTGCAAATTGAGAAATACACATTAACAAGGAATTTAACAGACATCtattgtttaaaataaaattctAGATCAGTTTAAGCTTTTCTTTTAAATGTTTGTGAGGCATTACATtccaatgaaataaaatagtaATCATTCATTACTTTATGTGAGTTTAAAAGCAGTGTAATTAAACTAATATACCTTGTTTCAGTTGTCCTTGGGACAAAGGATCATTCCTTTCTGCTTTTCCCAAATTCTGATGGCAGCCTTGAGgtgttaaaatataaaatagaaTTAGGTTGGATATATTGAATACCATAGTATCTTGTAAGCAAATAAGCTACAACTTAGAACATGATCAGCATGAAGTAAAAGCAATACAATAACACATCATTGGAAAATTGAGCTCTTTATGCCTGCTGCTACCTGGTTATTATTTGTGCTGGTCAATTCTCAGCACAGAGTTGGTACTGACTTGATAGTGTATGTGGCACTGGTTTTGTGGTTCAATCACCGTGGTAACACAATGTGCCATCACAAATCACAAATAATTACAGTCAGTACTTCTAGAATGTCAGAATGCTGTTGACTGACTTTAGCTTCGGGACTAAAAGAGTGCTAATGCTGAGCTGGTCTGCAAACTCCACTCTAGGATTACAGTCTCCATTGTGCAACTGGGTTCTAGACTTCACTGAACATCAGACACTAGAGACACTCCACAACAGGTTATACCACTCCATCAATCTGAGCCTGGAGCCTGTATATCCTGCCTACCCATAACTGTCCCTAAACATCTTAGCATTTGGATCAAGTGATGAGAGAGCCTACTGTGAGGTGAGACAGCTAGACAAAAAGTTACAAGTATCACACACCCCTCTACTCATCAGCAGCACTACAGTGAGTGCTGAAGACCTCCCAGTCTATCTCTGGAATAACCGTCCTGCCACGACACAGAATGAAAAGCTGTACTGACTGAGAACAGCTCTAACCAC
It includes:
- the avpr1aa gene encoding arginine vasopressin receptor 1Aa; protein product: MGYSNTSVTPNGSDPFGRNEEVAKIEITVLSITFVIAVIGNLSVLVAMYNTKKKTSRMHLFIKHLSLADLVVAFFQVLPQLCWKITFRFYGPDFLCRMVKHVQVSGMFASTYMMVMMTLDRYISICHPLKTLQQPTRRSYIMIGSTWISSLVLSIPQYFIFSLSEIQNGSHVYDCWGHFIQPWGVKAYITWITVGIFLIPVFILMICYGFICHSIWKNIHYKTRKSVTEKACKNGLIGNSSVSSVSTISRAKLRTVKMTFVIVLAYIICWAPFFIVQMWSVWDVNFKWDESDNTAVTLSALLASLNSCCNPWIYMIFSGHLLQDFVRCFPRRHKEREKIKAEDSDSSLRRTTLLSKIPTRNTGSGKWRYLDSSPKSMLHASTSLET